GCGGAAGCAGCAAGCCGCGAACGAAACGCGTGCCAAGAGCGCGGTCGATCGGGTTCTCTTCACGGAGATTTCGAAGGTGGGCTTCACCGAGCCAGAAGCGACTGCGCATCTCGCAGCCCTCGGGTGTCTCACGCATGAGGTGGATCAGGTAGCCGGTATCGACAGGTCGATCGCTGAAACCCACGCGGGCGCAGACCGCCGTACTGACGCCAGCCTCCTTGAAGGACTCCTCTGCCAGGCCAAAATGGCGAGGTTCATGGAAGGAGATGGCGAGCCGATGAACCGCCGGGCCCACATACTCATCGACGTACGACGTGTTTCCGATGTATCGCTGCCGGTCGGTAAGGCCGGAGTCATCCGAGCGTTCGTAGCGCCACTGGGTAAACAGATGTGCTTGCGGATGCCAGAGTTTGTACCGCTCCGTTTCGTCTCCGTGCCAACCGAACCACCAATCGATCATCTCGCCGGTCGCACCGGGAAATTGCGTGAGAACGGCGACGTGGGCAGTCCCATCGGGGAGGCTCGCCCAACCGGTTTCCAAGGGGAGGTACCCGGGCTCCAGTAGACGATTGACTTCCGATCTCGGAAGGACATCGCTGGGATCGGACTCTCCCTGGCCAAGCACCCGCTCGACGTGCTCGGGAAGGGGATCCAGTTCCCAGCGGAAGAACCGCTCGTACGGCTTGCCGCGAAGCTCGGTGCGAAGGATTCCCAGGTGGATTCGACGTTTGCGATCCAGCGAAGTCTCTCGTTCTCGCATGGAAGAAACCTCCAATCGTGCCATCCAGCGATTCTGCCGTTCGACCGCCGTCGCGACGCGTGGCCACGTGTCGATTCTACCGAGGCAAGATCCTTCTGCTACAGCGCCTGTCAGGCGTTGGTTCGGCCGTCGCACTCGAGCCCTTCCGGAATTCTTGCCCAGGAAGGCGCATCCGCAACGAATACGGCCTTCGTTGGTTTGAAGACATCCGGATCATCCAGGGATCCGGCGGGGATGCCGATCCGCAGAAACATCCGCCGAGGTTCATGGCATCCACTCCTCGATCTCGGAACCATACCGCCGGGCACTACGCACACGTATCGCAGGTCGCCTACGGCTTGGTGTCAGTTCTCATTTGCGTGCGACGAGGACGAAGAGCCCGGGTTCGATGCCTTCGGCGTCCCCGGTGAGCGAATCGTACCGCTCGACCTTCGTGAAGCCGCTGCCCACCAGCACATCCAAATACTCGTCGTCCGAATAGGCCTGGGTCGTGCTCGTGTAGACACGAAGCGCAGCCCCCGAGAGGGGCACCATGAAGTGGCGCTCCGTCGCGGCCCGCTGCATCGGATGCCAACAGCACTCGCGAAGGCAGAGGTGGGGTTCGTCGGAGAAGACGCCTTGCTGGGCAGTGAACCAGGTCGGTGCCCCCGCACCCATCGCCCGAACGAAGGCTTCCTCGTGGACCTCGAGAACGAGCACACCACCCGGGACCAATGCGCGACGAGCCTCTCCGAGAATGGATCGTGCGTCGCTGGGCGCGAAGGTATTGAGCTCTCCGAACACCAGGAGCGCTGCGTCGTAGCCGTCCCCAAAATCACTGGAGGCAAGATCCTGCAGGCGGTATTCACAAGCAAGACCTTCACCCTCCGCCTCGGATCGAGCGTGGTCGATGGACGCCGGCGAGAAATCGATCCCGACGCAATCATGACCGAGCCGGGCCAGGCGGGACGTGTAGAATCCTGGGCCGCAACCGAGATCGAGAACTCGAGCCGGCCGTCCACCGAGAACCGAACCATGAAGCCATGAGACGTGCCGGTCGATCCGCTCGAAACGGCGACTGGCACGGTCATGCTGCTGCAACAGATGCTCTCGGAGCATCCGCGCGCTGAACTCCGGCTCATGCCAGGGAATCTTCCCTTCTGACGAGAAGGGAACCGGCGGTTCTACAGCGCTCAGATCTGAGAGAAGCATTGGCTCCGCATTTGAATATTGCCCGCCCGCTATGCCGCCAACGACCCACGCGAGCTTTCCCGGTTGAACCGCGACAGTACCTTGTCCGAGCATGCCGTGTGTTTCCGGGCGACTGCACCCTGGACTTGTTGAGCGGTACCTTCTTCGTCGTCCAGAACAACGCGACGAGAAGCGGGGAAAGAGCGATAGCTAAGCAGAGACTCTGGCCCGGCCATCGTGCGGGCCCAGTCCTCTTTCCGGCGGGTCAGTCCAGAGGCGAGGGTGCGCCCGCTCGGGATTCAGTGGGTAGAACAAGCCGTCTTCGGGGTCGCGGAGCCCAACGATCAGAAGCTGGACCGGGCGACCTGAGTCGTTCAGAAAGGTATGGGCGATACCGGTGCCGGCGGGAAAGGCTACGCAGTCTCCGGGCTCGAGCCTCTGGACGTAGCCATCCAGCCAGAGCGTCGGCGTGCCAGCCAGGACGTAGACGAACTCCTCCTCATGACTGTGCGCGTGGGGCATCGACGAACGGCCGCCAGGCTCGAGCGTCTCATGGTTGATTCCCATTCGCTCGAGGCCAAGCGCACGCCCCATCCCGACCGCTGCGTAGTCCGAGCCCCGGGTCGCGAGCGTCTCCGCGAGTTGGCGTGTCGAGCCCACGTATTCCCGGAGGTGGGCAGGCAGTGTCTCCTCCTGGGCCAACGACAGCCTCCGTCCGTCTCTAGGACCGGCCCTCAGCGGCCAACTGCTGTGATGACCGAGCCCGTCGAGCCCCGAAGAATATCGCCAGACGGCCGCCCGGGTCAATCGAACCAAGAGCCGTTGTCCACGCGTTGAAACGCCTGGCTGGACTCACCCGGCCGCTGTAGCCCCGGCGGCAGGGCTTGCGATGGGACAGGAGACCGAAGAGTCAATGGTGAAGACTGCCTCCTCGAGGCGAAACGGCTTGGCCAGCGCTTCATGAGCGAAATCAGGCTTGCACCGTGCGTGTTTCTCGGCGGCCACCACCGAATCGCCTTGCACGAAGACGAGCACGGAAAAGCCATCTGCAGAAGCCAGGCCGAACCGCTCGAATTCGGGCCAGGGGAATCCCAACACCGCCTCGGCCGTCCCCTGCGTCGTATACGGACCAAAGATCACAAGGGATTCCCACGGGAACCCGGTGAGATCGGCAATGCGCACGACTTCGGGGGTGGACGCCTGATCAACCACCTCCTGGAGCTGGGTCGAAACGCTCGACGCCGGTCCACACGCAAGGAATCCAGCCGCAAAGAAGATGATCAAGACGCTTCGGTGCATCACGGCCCCGCCTGGTGGGCCGGGCTCCGGCTGCGTCAGATTGCGCTGACCATCAACGCTCGCACACAACAGCCCGACGTCGGAAGGCTACCGAACTCATGAACCGATGGCCGTTCGTTGTCAGCTGCCGTCGCTGGTTCAGCAGAAGGGCCGATGGGTCAGCTCAAACCCGCAACCGAAATGATGCTCGCTGTCGAAGCTTGCCAGCGGTGTTTGGCTAGCGCTTGATACTCGGGCGACTCGTACCACCTGCGAGCCTCGTCGGCGTCGGGAAAGCGGAGGACGACGGCTCTGGTGTAGGGCCACTCGCCCTCCACGAGTTGGGGATCGTCAGATACGGCCAGCAGCTCGCCCTTGTAGCGGGAGAAGACGTCTGGGAATCCGGCCTGGTACTTCTCGTACTCCTCCCGGTCTTCGATGGCGATGCTAGCGATGATGTAGACAGACACGGATTGGCTCCTTCGTCGTCCAACGGCCATGTAGCGTTGCGGCGGCCGCTAGTAGAACTCCAACAGCCGAACCAACTCGCACGGAGATGCCAAGACAGGAAGAGACGACCGGCGAGCACCAGTACGGCCATACCAACCGCAGGGCCTTGATCCTCATCCAGGCCCCCTCCTGAACCCACTCGGCCATCGAGTAGGTTGGATGCACATAACACAGAGCATCCGCTCAGAAGGAGACCCGATGAGATTCTACACGAACAGCCATATGCACTCCTGCGGGATCGA
This region of bacterium genomic DNA includes:
- a CDS encoding class I SAM-dependent methyltransferase, translated to MLREHLLQQHDRASRRFERIDRHVSWLHGSVLGGRPARVLDLGCGPGFYTSRLARLGHDCVGIDFSPASIDHARSEAEGEGLACEYRLQDLASSDFGDGYDAALLVFGELNTFAPSDARSILGEARRALVPGGVLVLEVHEEAFVRAMGAGAPTWFTAQQGVFSDEPHLCLRECCWHPMQRAATERHFMVPLSGAALRVYTSTTQAYSDDEYLDVLVGSGFTKVERYDSLTGDAEGIEPGLFVLVARK
- a CDS encoding cupin domain-containing protein; its protein translation is MGRALGLERMGINHETLEPGGRSSMPHAHSHEEEFVYVLAGTPTLWLDGYVQRLEPGDCVAFPAGTGIAHTFLNDSGRPVQLLIVGLRDPEDGLFYPLNPERAHPRLWTDPPERGLGPHDGRARVSA
- a CDS encoding DUF1330 domain-containing protein, with translation MSVYIIASIAIEDREEYEKYQAGFPDVFSRYKGELLAVSDDPQLVEGEWPYTRAVVLRFPDADEARRWYESPEYQALAKHRWQASTASIISVAGLS